The following proteins are co-located in the Brevibacillus laterosporus DSM 25 genome:
- a CDS encoding M23 family metallopeptidase, with product MEVDRLAFIPGRTEEFRNIINDPKQVTQVKKVWITESTDGVYDGSTSANGQDICFPVQGKTIDTITITDEFGASRDGGKSHRGIDLWDDMGKPILAAWEGKVVNITRNRTEGAGYSVTIKHAGGVMTKYMHLSEINCSLDEIVTQGQMIGKLGNTGNVYTNGHKVSEAERAEGKGRHLHFEIWDGVNQDSKTGEGGKAVNPKAYLTGQRKMYGDTVSTGNVVDEGFVTGFPGEVKLSENFDKRNWYENGVYRLGFNFHQVGSIQTGWTLFDSGGKLVYTFGQSSTTVEFEIDVSKMSMPTEGLLSIGLGTNFTSSTDGDSFTVLIDGKAFANVTEFTGAYDLSKLTELKNIVVPANSKIIKIKVVYGGKMQEFYKGFPEPKKLAIDYIRIQELLPAPPTNDKSEEGLDPSKGYWHELEYNTFINNEITQVDYLQVGSFVYMDTQVLPNIINVEVDNQYEAEAMEARISISNPRGYFSPDYNPAYFPEMVGITSPWSYFVNGFHIGVLSENTPIRIYMGYGLHLMRVFTGLIDKVDMTGEGSILDISARDMYKKIIEKVISEKKAYPDVGHVDNVPDPVPPSGGGGRLNEIILAAQTQAAAYGVPDHKFLLAICKHETALGTAGMGTEANGSFVLGYGCVRDGYCHPQYKGVQEQMKRGAERMSKALASRGKKVATKADVLYFHGGGDIAPMVWSGDRDNWVNRVWTYYQEMLANPSNWERTASTPSAPPAAKQPMDLEKPAWVKSTVILDLVKHAGMVGWRATSEDLAYPDYVIDETYLIEVNQKTGRVIVPVPGQEGEFEVKVASTILTPNGWKNPFVEEYGRTFEKYSTKVAEALSEVIGDLAYRSYCDRYGTYRFERINYNKPVVAEFTEHENLISINKSLDWSRGRSHVAVIDSDGNHGNFIDKEILLELKGEIRTMVAPVAWAKTIEAKKAVAEKAFFDMKRLCRTLQVSIPANPALELLDNVLISDKTTTTRSVYTIKGIRTSFSIDSGMIQVIDLMWSQKGAIV from the coding sequence GTGGAGGTGGACAGGCTTGCCTTCATCCCAGGTCGTACTGAGGAGTTCAGGAACATTATTAACGACCCTAAACAGGTTACGCAGGTTAAGAAGGTTTGGATTACTGAGTCCACTGACGGGGTTTACGATGGGTCTACTTCTGCGAACGGGCAAGACATCTGCTTCCCAGTACAAGGTAAAACAATAGACACCATCACGATTACAGATGAGTTCGGAGCGAGCCGTGATGGCGGCAAGAGTCACAGAGGTATTGACCTATGGGACGATATGGGGAAACCAATCTTAGCGGCGTGGGAAGGTAAGGTAGTAAATATTACTCGTAATAGAACAGAAGGTGCAGGGTACTCTGTAACCATTAAACATGCGGGCGGTGTTATGACAAAATACATGCACCTTAGTGAGATCAATTGCTCCTTGGATGAAATTGTTACCCAAGGTCAGATGATTGGTAAGTTAGGGAATACGGGAAATGTTTATACTAACGGGCACAAAGTATCTGAAGCTGAACGTGCTGAGGGTAAAGGTCGTCACCTTCACTTTGAAATCTGGGATGGCGTAAACCAGGACTCCAAAACAGGTGAGGGAGGGAAGGCGGTTAATCCGAAAGCATACCTTACGGGACAGAGAAAGATGTACGGTGATACTGTGTCAACTGGAAACGTAGTGGACGAGGGTTTTGTAACAGGGTTTCCAGGAGAGGTAAAGCTAAGCGAGAACTTCGATAAGAGAAACTGGTACGAGAATGGAGTGTATAGGCTAGGATTTAACTTCCATCAAGTTGGTTCGATTCAAACAGGTTGGACTCTATTTGATTCAGGTGGAAAACTGGTATACACCTTTGGACAAAGTTCCACTACTGTTGAGTTCGAGATTGATGTCTCAAAGATGAGTATGCCTACTGAAGGACTTCTTAGTATTGGGCTAGGTACGAACTTCACGAGTTCAACGGACGGGGATTCGTTTACAGTCCTTATTGATGGCAAGGCTTTCGCAAATGTCACCGAATTCACTGGTGCCTACGACCTCTCAAAGCTAACAGAGCTGAAGAACATTGTAGTACCTGCTAATTCCAAGATCATAAAGATTAAAGTCGTTTATGGGGGGAAAATGCAGGAGTTCTATAAAGGGTTCCCTGAGCCTAAGAAGTTAGCGATTGACTACATCCGTATTCAAGAGTTGCTTCCCGCACCTCCGACAAACGATAAATCGGAAGAAGGTCTCGACCCTTCAAAAGGGTACTGGCATGAATTGGAATATAATACTTTCATTAATAACGAAATAACTCAAGTGGACTACTTACAAGTTGGTTCGTTCGTATACATGGATACCCAAGTTCTTCCGAATATCATTAATGTTGAAGTTGACAATCAGTACGAAGCAGAAGCAATGGAAGCGAGAATTTCAATCTCAAATCCAAGAGGTTATTTCTCCCCTGATTACAACCCTGCTTACTTTCCAGAGATGGTCGGAATCACCTCACCGTGGTCGTACTTCGTCAACGGTTTCCATATCGGGGTGCTTAGCGAGAACACACCAATCAGAATTTACATGGGTTACGGACTGCACCTAATGAGGGTATTCACTGGACTCATTGATAAGGTGGATATGACAGGTGAGGGTTCAATATTGGACATCTCTGCTAGAGACATGTACAAGAAAATAATCGAGAAAGTAATTAGCGAGAAGAAGGCTTACCCTGACGTAGGGCATGTAGACAATGTTCCCGACCCTGTTCCTCCATCAGGAGGTGGAGGTCGTCTGAACGAGATCATCTTAGCGGCTCAGACTCAAGCGGCGGCTTACGGAGTTCCCGATCACAAGTTTCTACTTGCTATCTGTAAGCATGAGACAGCCCTTGGTACGGCGGGCATGGGTACAGAAGCTAATGGTAGCTTCGTCTTGGGATACGGGTGTGTTAGAGATGGATACTGCCATCCTCAATATAAAGGTGTACAAGAGCAGATGAAGCGCGGAGCCGAGCGTATGTCGAAAGCATTAGCATCCCGTGGTAAGAAGGTAGCAACTAAGGCAGATGTGTTGTACTTCCATGGTGGCGGCGACATTGCTCCGATGGTTTGGTCAGGAGACCGAGATAACTGGGTTAATAGAGTTTGGACTTATTATCAGGAGATGCTAGCTAACCCAAGCAACTGGGAGAGAACTGCTTCGACTCCTTCTGCACCACCTGCCGCTAAACAACCTATGGACTTAGAGAAACCTGCATGGGTAAAGTCTACGGTCATCCTTGATCTTGTAAAACATGCAGGTATGGTCGGGTGGCGGGCAACAAGCGAAGACTTAGCCTACCCTGACTATGTAATTGACGAGACATACCTTATCGAAGTAAATCAGAAGACTGGTAGGGTTATTGTCCCTGTCCCTGGTCAAGAAGGAGAGTTTGAAGTCAAGGTTGCAAGCACTATCCTTACACCTAACGGATGGAAGAATCCTTTTGTAGAGGAATATGGAAGGACGTTTGAAAAGTATTCTACAAAGGTAGCTGAAGCCCTCTCTGAAGTCATAGGTGATCTCGCTTATAGGAGCTATTGCGACAGGTACGGAACCTACAGGTTTGAGCGAATTAACTACAATAAGCCAGTTGTTGCAGAGTTCACAGAGCATGAGAACCTAATCTCTATCAATAAATCCCTTGACTGGTCTCGGGGAAGAAGTCACGTAGCAGTCATCGACTCGGACGGAAACCACGGAAACTTCATTGATAAGGAGATTCTGCTTGAGTTGAAGGGGGAGATCAGAACGATGGTCGCTCCTGTGGCATGGGCTAAGACTATTGAAGCAAAGAAGGCTGTTGCAGAAAAGGCATTCTTCGATATGAAGCGATTGTGCCGAACTCTTCAAGTTTCCATCCCTGCTAACCCTGCTCTGGAATTGTTGGACAACGTGCTCATCTCGGATAAAACCACCACAACACGTTCCGTCTACACTATTAAGGGAATCAGAACTAGCTTCTCTATTGATAGTGGAATGATTCAAGTTATTGACCTCATGTGGTCTCAGAAAGGAGCAATAGTCTAA
- a CDS encoding S-layer homology domain-containing protein: MSQRDPFGSPNDKYKRKLFVDTGAGFVEVKARIIEPYSSPSPQPQVKEIKIINAPSHFHQMGVSSYKAILNMLFKDKEAYHDYAMFVGWTHKYYDEKGNIYHGVVESIKIDPVFYHQRDPNIDQKGYKVELTMTLIKKDGYDAKSVMQYQDLQTTEGKPHWAKGAVDEMANLGLIVVTELDGTPILYFRPEDYITRAEFVTFLMRTKRLLERIIRE, encoded by the coding sequence ATGTCCCAACGTGACCCGTTTGGTTCACCCAATGATAAGTACAAGCGTAAACTGTTCGTTGACACTGGGGCGGGATTCGTGGAGGTAAAGGCTCGTATCATCGAGCCTTACTCCTCCCCATCCCCACAACCGCAGGTTAAGGAAATTAAGATAATAAATGCTCCATCACACTTCCATCAGATGGGGGTCTCATCTTATAAAGCCATCCTGAACATGTTATTTAAGGACAAGGAAGCATACCATGACTACGCTATGTTCGTAGGTTGGACTCATAAGTACTACGATGAGAAGGGGAACATATATCACGGGGTGGTTGAATCAATTAAGATTGACCCTGTGTTCTATCATCAAAGAGACCCTAACATAGATCAAAAGGGTTACAAGGTAGAACTTACAATGACCCTGATTAAGAAGGATGGGTATGATGCCAAGAGCGTCATGCAGTACCAGGATTTACAGACAACAGAAGGTAAACCTCACTGGGCGAAGGGGGCTGTGGATGAGATGGCAAACCTTGGACTTATCGTAGTCACTGAGCTTGATGGTACACCTATTCTATACTTCAGACCAGAGGATTATATCACGAGAGCTGAGTTCGTAACGTTCCTTATGAGAACAAAGAGATTACTAGAGCGAATCATCAGGGAGTAG